The DNA segment GCAAGTCGTACGCGAAAGCATTGACAGCACCAATTTGAGTTGCCACAAATACGGCAGTTGCTGCTACTGGCATATCAAAAGAAACTGATGTGACAATGACAAGATCTATTTCTGCTGGATCGAGATTGCTTTTTTCAATTAGATCTTTGGCAGCCATAATAGCTAGGTAAGAAGTACCCTTTGTCTTGTCTTTTAAAACACGTCTTTCTTTTATTCCAGTTCGGCTAGTAATCCACTCGTCATTGGTATCAACCATTGTTTCGAGGATTTTATTTGTAAGTACAAATTCTGGAACATAACCGCCAACAGCGGTAATTGCAGCTGTAATTCTATTCATAAAAATTCAATTATTTTCTTATAAACACACAGGTATCCATAAGGACGTGGAATTTACAAAAAAAAATCCGAACCTAGGTTTTTTTTGCATATTCTTAAATATATAGCGCCTGAAAGTTTTAAATAATAAAAAAAAACTCCCACAACGTAGGAGTTTAAGTTTTTATGCTATAAGTAATTATATAGCAGCAACAGATTTATCAATAACTACTTGACCTCTGTAGTACATTTTTCCTTCATGCCAGTAAGCTCTATGGTACAAATGTGCCTCTCCAGTGATAGGACAAGTTGCAATTTGTGCAGGAGTTGCTTTGTAATGTGTTCTTCTCTTATCTCTTCTAGTTTTGGAGATTTTTCTCTTTGGATGTGCCATTTTACTGTATTATTTAATCTTTTAATAATTGTTTTAACTTGTCCCAGCGGGGATCTATTTCTTGTGCCTCTGGTTCAGAATCTGTATTGATTTCTGTAACCGAAATTTCATTCAACTTATCGAGCGCAGCGCTTTTCAAACTACCATCTAACACTCCTCTATGCACGCGTCTTAGCGGAACAGAGAGTACAATCATCTCGTAGATATACTGTGACACATCAATCTGATGTTCTCCGTGAGGCAAAATTAACATTTCTTCATTGTCATTGTTAAATTCGTCTCCAAAATTAACAACAAGCTTTAGATTGCCATCTACCGGCATGTCAAAATCTTCTCCGGTAACATCGCAAGCGACATTAACAGTACCACTATGCTTAAACAAAAGCTCTAGCATAGTAGATTTTTTTTCAAAACTTACTTCTACATTAATATCAGAACTATTAAAGTCCTCATATTCAAAAGTATTAAAGAACGTATTACCTACTTGGTATTCAAACTGGTGCTTACCTAATTTCAATCCGATAAAGGGAATCAAAAAATCATTCATCTTTTTCATTTCACCATCAATTTGAGCGTGCAAAGATATAAAATAATTAGAATTTCAAACGAAAATCTAGGAATTTTTTATTAATGTCTATCTTTAACCTTTAAAGGTCTTTGACTAATCTCTGCATAATTATTTCTAGCCTCATAAATATCCAACGCTAAATAGACTGCTTCTTTAAAAGAATTGGCATCAGCCAAGCCTTTTCCTGCAACATCAAAGGCGGTACCGTGATCTGGTGAAGTTCGAATTTTAGCCAAACCAGCAGTGTAATTAACTCCTTGTCCAAAAGATAAAGTTTTGAAAGGAATAAGTCCTTGGTCGTGATAGGTCGCTATAACAGCATCAAATTTTTCATATTGATTGCTGCCAAAAAATCCATCGGCAGGATAAGGTCCAAAAACCAAAGTACCTTTTTCGAACATCTTAGCAATTACCGGCCTTAAAACTTCCTCGTCTTCATGACCGATTACACCACCATCTCCAGCATGCGGATTTAATCCCAAAACTGCAATCCGAGGTCTATTGATATTAAAATCTTGAATTAAGGTTTGCTTAATTGTTTCGATTTTTCTTTTAATTAATTCGGGGGTTAAATGAGCAGCAACTTCACTCACCGGTATATGATCGGTAAGTAGACCTACGCGAAGATTCCCGTTTACCATTAGCATCAGCGCATTTCCATCAAATTGCTGATCGAGATAATCTGTATGACCAGGAAATTTAAACGCTTCAGATTGAATATTATATTTATTAATAGGCGCGGTTACTAGTACATCAATACTTCCCGCTTTTAGAGCTTCGGTTGCTGCAACGAATGACTGAATAGCATATTTTCCTGCTTCCTGATCATTCTGACCAAGCTTCACGTCAAAAACATCTTTCCATACATTCAGCACATTAATCTTCGAAGTTAGCACTTGATCCAGCGAATCAATGCCATGAAAAGCGATGTTCGAATTTAGATTTCGCTTTACAAACGACATCAACTTGACATTTGCAAAAATAACAGGCGTGCAAAATTCTAGCATTCTAAGATCTTCAAATGTCTTTAGAATAACTTCGCTGCCAATTCCGTTTAAATCTCCAACTGAAATCCCTACGATGATGTTTTCTGCTTTTTTAGTCATGGACACAAGATTTTATTGCTAATTTTGAAGTGCGAATTTACAAAAATAAAATCATGTTTACCGGAATTATCGAAACCCTTGGCAGCGTTGCTTCAATTGAAAAAGAAAGCAACAATCTAAATATCACAATCGAGAGCACTTTTACAAATGAATTAAAGATTGATCAGAGCGTTGCCCATAACGGAATCTGCCTGACTGTTGTAGGAATTTTCGACTCACAATATTTAGTAACAGCGGTGCAAGAAACTGCAGATAAAACCACAATAAGTGATTGGAAAGTAGGTGATATCGTAAATTTGGAACGCGGAATGAAACTTGGCGATAGACTTGACGGTCATATTGTGCAAGGTCACGTAGACCAAACCGCCATTTGCAGCAAGATTGAAGATGCTGGTGGAAGCACATATTTTACTTTTAGCTATGACAGCAGCATTGGTAACCTTACTATCGAAAAAGGGTCGATAACAGTCAATGGCGTCAGTTTGACCGTAGTAAATTCTAAAAAGGATGAATTTAGCGTTGCAATTATACCTTATACAATTGAGCACACTAATTTCAAAAAAATAGAAATTGGAACTAAAGTGAATTTAGAATTTGATGTTATTGGAAAATATGTATCGAGGTTGCAGGAGTATAGGAAGTAATTAGACAGGCGACTGCCTTGTTCTACAGTAGATCATATATAGGCCGAAAATAGCCGCCACAAGCAAAAGAAAATCTATATTAGCATCAATAGGTACAATTGGCGGACCTGGAGGTCCTGGCGCAGCAGGCGCAGGCGGATTTGGTATCGCGAAGACATTAGTTATAAATAATAGAAGTAGGATTAAAATCTTCATGAAAAGTCTATTTCAAATGTAAATGTAAATAAAATTCAAATAGTTCAGCATACTTTACATTTTTTTATCAATTATTCCGCAAATAAACGGCAATATGTGCTGAAAAGCAGACCAAAAGCACAACTCTATAAGAAATTTCCCCAATGCTACTATCTGCTGTTATTTGTAAATTAAAATAAAGTATTGATAACTAACATGCCAACTATCAATAGCGAAACCTATAGACTTAATAAATTTCTCCAGGATTGAAAATGCATAAATAACAATATTCAAATTTGATACTTACTCGGCAGACTCTTAATTTCTAAAATTAAAAATCACTCAAAAGTCCCCACAAAAAAAGCCTTCCATTTCTGAAAGGCTAGTGTTTACTAGTGGTCCCACCTGGGCTCGAACCAGGGACCACCTGATTATGAGTCAGGTGCTCTAACCAGCTGAGCTATAGGACCGGTTATTTTGAGGTTGCAATATTATGACTTTTTTTGATTGCCACAAAGCTTTTGCAACGATATTTTTGAGCGGAATGCTATTTTATTTCTTGACATAATTCAATCAAAACCCCATTTGTAGATTTTGGATGTAGGAAAGCCACAAGTTTATTATCCGCTCCCTTTTTTGGAACTTCGTTCAGCACAATAAAACCTTCGCCTTTAAGTCGCTCAATTTCAGAAACTATATCTTCTACATCAAAGGCAATATGGTGAATTCCCTCACCTTTATTGGCGATAAATTTTGCAATCGGACTGTCTTCGTTGGTGGCTTCTAGAAGTTCAATCTTGTTTGGACCATTCATAAAGAAAGAAGTATTTACACCTTCACTCGCAACTTTTTCCATTTTATAAGGCGCTGCACCAAATAGTTTAGTGAATAAATCATTTGATTCTTCGAGGTTTTTCACCGCAATTCCTATATGTTCAATTTTTCTCATAGTTCAATATATAAAGAACAAATATACAAATTGACTTTATGAACGACTCTAACTTCTTAGGTGTTTAGTTTAAATAATTCTATAGTGTAATTAAGATTCTAACAGACTATCTACAAAAAGTCGTATTTTTGCGCTATGGAAACGAATAGACAGAAAAAAATTGCCGGAGTAATCCAAAAGGATCTTGTTGATATTTTGCAAGGAGAAGTGCGCAAAAACGGCGTATCAAATCTTGTAATCTCAGTATCAAAAGTATATGTGACGAGCGATCTTGCTTTTGCTACTGTACACTTAAGCATTTTTCCTCCAGAGAAATCAGCAGAAACGTTGGCGGCAATAAAAACAAATACTCCACTTATCAAACACGATTTATCGCAACGTGTAAAATTGCAGTTGAGACGTGTGCCAAACCTAACTTTCAAGATTGACGATTCACTAGATTATATCGAGAAGATTGACAATGCCCTAAACAGCAGAGAAAATCCTATCGATAACCGTGATCTTTTGGAAAAACGCAAAAAATCATAAATTGAATTTTCCGTTCTACATAGCACGTCGGTATTTATTGAGCAGCAGTAAAAATAATGCGATCAATATTATTACAGGCATCGCTTCTGTGGGAATTATCGTAGGAACACTCTCTCTTTTTGTAGTTCTTTCGGTTTTTAGCGGACTTAAAGACTTCAGTCTTTCTTTTAGTAATGATTTCGATCCAGATCTAAAAGTCAGCACTTCAGTTGGGAAGTCTTTCAAAATTGATGCTTCTCAAACAGAAAAAATCAAGAAAATTACGGGTATTGCTGCGACTTCTCAGGTTGTAGAAGAGCGCGTTCTTTTTATGTATGACAATAAGGAGCACGTCGCGTATCTCAAAGGTATCGATTCCACTTTCCAAAATGTTAACGACGTCAATAAGTCACTTTTTACTGGACAATGGCTTGAACCTGATACTTATCAGGCGGTTATTGGCTACACTATTTCGCAAAAATTATCTCTAGGAATCTTTGATAATTACAATCCGCTAGAAGTTTTTGTGCCAAAGGCTGGAAAGGGAACTATCGAAAATCCTGACGATGCGTTTGTCAAAGAAAACCTTTTGCCTGCTGGTATTTACGATATTAATGATGATATAAATGGCAAATATGTTTTTGCAGATTTAGGTCTCGTTCAGGAATTATTGCAGTACAAAAAGAATGAATTTACAGGGCTTGAAGTCAAATTAAAATCGGCAAAAGACGAAGAAATTGTCACTTCTCAACTATCAGAAATTCTAGGATCGGGAATAATTATCAAGAATAGAGCGGCTCAAAATGATGCGTTGTACAAAATGCTGAATACTGAAAATCTTGCCGTTTACCTCATCTTTACGCTCGTCTTAATCGTCGCACTTTTCAACCTAATTGGCGCTTTGATTATGATGATTTTGGATAAAAAGCAAAATCTCCATACACTATTAAATCTAGGTGCCGAAATAAAAAATCTCCGAATGATTTTCTTATTTCAAGGCTCGCTTTTGTGCGTTGCAGGCGGATTAATCGGACTTGCTTTGGGTGCAATAATTGTGCTTTTACAGCAAAAATTCGAATTAATTATGATCACTTCCACCCTCGCCTATCCCGTAGTTTTTTCGCTGGAAAATATGCTAATAGTTTTCGCAACCATCATAGTTCTGGGGTTTGTGGCGTCACTTATCGCTTCTTCGAGAGTTAGCAAACGTCTGTTGGAGCAGTAAAATAAGGATTTTTTGGCTTACGCCGAAAGAAGAAAGGTCGACATCTTTCATGAACAATTCCTGAAAAATTTCGTCTCTTCCACTTCTGAAATTTTGAAGAATACTACGATTTGGATTCTTCCGAAGTTATCATTTTTAAGTCGCTTCCAAAACAAATTATCTAATTGATCGCTATGTACTTCTCGGAAATTTTTTGGCTTTCGCCGAAAGAAAAAAAATCGACATCTTTCAAGAACAATTCCTCAAAAAAATTCGCCTCAGCCAGTTCTGAAATTTTATAGAATACTACGATTTGGACTCTTCCGAAGTTATCATTTAAGTCGATTCCAAAACTAAATATACTAGATCAAAAAAGTTTTATTTCTAGAAAAAAAAATTACCCTTCCTCAAAACTAAGAAAATTGAAATTCTTCGTAAACCTCAGTAATCACATTAAATGTTTCGTATAATTCGTCGGCACTATCGCTAGTCACCAAAACTTGTCTATATGGTTTGAAACCTGGAATTCCTTTGAAGTAATTGGTATAATGACGGCGCATCTCGACAATTCCCACGTGAAGTCCTTTCCATTCTATTGCCCATTCTAAATGAGATTTAGCGGCAAGCACACGATCGGCAATTGTAGGCTGAGGAAGATTTTCGCCAGTTTTGAAATAGTGTTTAATTTCATTAAAAATCCAAGGATATCCAATGGCGGCGCGACCAACCATAATTCCGTCAATGCCATAGCGATTTTTGTATTCTAAAGCTTTTTCGGGTGAATTGATATCGCCATTTCCGAAGATTGGCATTGTAATTCTAGGATTGTTTTTTACTTCGGCAATAGGTCCCCAATTTGCTTCTCCTTTATAAAGTTGCGCGCGAGTTCGTCCGTGAATGGACAATGCTTGAACACCGATATCCTGCAATCTTTCGGCAACTTCGTGAATATTAATTGAGTTATCATCCCAACCAAGACGCGTCTTTACAGTAACTGGCAACTTTGTACTTTTGATCACCGCTTTTGTAAGTCGCACCATCAGATCTACGTCTTTCAAAACAGCCGCACCTGCACCTTTGCACACAACTTTCTTTACAGGACAACCAAAGTTGATGTCGATTAAATCTGGATTTACCGTTTCGACAATTCGCGCGGACATTGCCATTGCTTCCTCATCTCCACCAAAAATCTGAATTCCCACAGGTCGCTCGTAATCAAAAATATCCAGCTTCTGTCTGCTTTTGATTGCATCACGAATTAGTCCTTCTGAAGATATAAATTCACTATACATCAAATCTGCACCGTGCTGTTTGCAAAGTCTTCTGAAAGGTGGGTCACTTACATCCTCCATTGGAGCAAGTAATAATGGAAATTCGGGTAATTGTATGTTGCCAATTTTAATCATTTGGCAAAATTACGATATTAAATTTTCTTTCTAAAGTATTTTCTTCTCAGTCAGGTATTTCCAATAGCGCTTGGGAACGTGTTGCACGTGAAGTTTGGTGTTTTTTCGCTCCTTAATATTGGTATGATCAAAATATTCAATCCAAAGTTTTTGATATTCTATTTCTTTGGCATCAAATAGATTGTCTTTGTTTTTTAAATTATTTTGCGCTTCTTGATCAAAAGAAATGATTTCAACATTTTCGAGATCGTAATAAACTCCGTAACCTCTCTTACCATCATAGATTAACCATTTCTGATCTTGATAGCGATTTTTAAAGTGAGTAATTATCAAAGTCAAAACATCAAAATCTGGGAAAATTTCGGCGAAGTAAATTCCGTCTTTGAGAAGTTCGAAACGGATAAAGGCCTTCATTCGGTGGCGTTCGCGATTTACAGATTTTACAAATTTTGAAATTTGCAGCACTGCAGGATTTGAATAATCTTTTAAAACATTTTTTCCAGGATTTTCGATTGCGTAGGAAATTGCTTGTAATAAAATGCTTTCGCGAGTTGAGTCTTCGGAAAGAAACGCATATAGAATATCCTGAACGCCGCTTTTTTCTAGTTGCTTTTCCAGGCGCTTTAAAACTCTTTCGGCTTTTTCCTGATTAGTGATAATCTGAATTGGTTCAGTAAAAAAAGAATTCTGAAAAGTGTCTGCGTGCACGATTTGAACGTCTTGATATTTGAATTCGAAAACTTCAAAAACAGCAGTCAGAAAGCCATCAAAAGTACTATCGTAAAAAAGTATCGTCATTTAACAGAGAAGTTTGATTGCTAAAAGGATTTTCGAATTTGCTTTTGGTATCTCCAACAATTAGCGTTTTAAGATGAGCTGATTCAAGGTGAATCAAATCCTTATTGAAGTTGGCAACAGACACAAAATACTTTGCGCGGTTGGTCGCAACGCCCATTTTCTTAAGATGTTCGAGTGTAAGATTTTGAAATTTACGCGCATTCACAATTTTATAAGCTGATTTTACACCGATTCCAGGTACGCGCAAAATTGTTTCCAAAGCAGCAGTCTGAATATTAACTGGGAAGTCATCGATGTTTCGCAAAGCCCAACCTAATTTTGGATCTACTTCCAAATCTAAAAATGGATTGTTTTTAGCCAAAATTTCATCAGCTTTAAATCCGTAAAATCGCATCAGCCAATCTGCCTGGTATAATCTGTTTTCTCGCACAAGCGGCACTTGACTTCCTAAACCTGGCAATCGCGCATCATTGGAAACTGGAACATATCCCGAGTAATAAACGCGTTTCATACTAAAGTTTTTGTAGAAATGATCTGCCACTTTTATAATTTGGAAATCAGTTTCTGGACTTGCACCCACAATCATCTGAGTGCTTTGCCCTGCTGGAGCAAATTTGGGAGTAGATTTGAATTTCTTGCGCTCGTCTTTATATAAACTGATTTCGTTTTTGACAAATCCCATCGGTTTAATCATCTGCTGATGATCTTTGTCGGGAGCCAATAACTTCAAACCAGATTGAGTTGGAATTTCGAGATTCATACTCAATCTATCCGCATAAAGGCCTGCTTCCCGCATTAGTTCATCACTTGCGCCGGGAATACTTTTTAAGTGAATATAACCATTGAATTTGTGCTCAAGACGTAATTTTTTGGCCACTCGAACTAAGCGCTCCATCGTATAATCGGCATTTTTGAAGATTCCCGAACTTAAGAAAAGTCCTTCGATAAAGTTACGGCGGTAAAAATTCATTGTCAAATCTACAACCTCATCAACCGTAAAAGCGGCTCTCTGAATATCGTTGCTTTTGCGGGTTACGCAATACGCACAATCGTAAATACAGAAATTAGTCAAAAGAATTTTGAGTAGAGAAACACAACGTCCGTCTTCGGTATAAGTATGGCAAATACCAGATGAGGACGAATCGCCCAAACCTTTGTTTGTATTCTTGCGATTTCCACCGCTAGAAGAACAAGACACATCGTACTTTGCCGCATCGGCAAGGATTTCTAATTTCTCTTTAACTCTTTCGTAGTCCACGTATTAAAATAATTTTAGGAGTGTAAAAATACGAGAAATGATTGGTAAACTATTTCCAACTTTGCGAAATTAGGAGCAGTTTAATACAGCACGAAGAATAATATTACAAGAATTGAAAATGATATTTAGTTCAAGTTCTACTTTGATATATTTATTTAGGAATCTAGAAAACTGTGTGGACGGAAAATTAATCATAGTTCGTTATTTTTATTAAAACTCACATTAAATAGACGCACTACAATACTATTTAAAAGTATTCTATAATATGTGAATTATACACTTTTGATGCTCATTACGTCTCAGAAATTATGATGAACACTTGATTAATTCCACTTTAAATTAACATTCTCAGCAATCCTTAAACTTTATTTTAACAAGGTCAATTCCAACAAAAAGTTTGAGATTCTTTATATTTACGGTTATGACTGCAAATACAATATCTCTCACCACCCAAGATTTTCAAGATTTTAGACGTATACTACACAAATATCCAGAAGTTTCTGAATTTGAATTCGAAACTAAGAAACGGATTCAAGAATTTATTGCGCCATTAAAACCCGATGTTGCACTTGAGGTGGGGAAAACAGGATTATTATTTGGATTTGGAAATTCGGGCGGAAAATCTATTATGATTCGCGCCGAGCTTGATGCATTGCCAATTCAAGAAATCAATACTTTTGAACATCAGTCAGTTTTTGAAGGCGTGAGTCACAAATGTGGACACGACGGTCATAGCGTGATTTTATGTCGACTTGGCTATAATCTTTCGAAAAACAGACCCAATAATGGAATGGTTTATTTGCTCTTTCAACCTGCGGAAGAAAACGGAATGGGCGCGAAAGAAGTCAGTGCAGATCCTAAATTCAAAAATCTGAAAATTGATGCAGTAGTTTCACTTCACAATACTCCCGGTTTTCCAATGGGTCAAGTAGGAATTAGGAAAGGAGCTTTTACTCCAGCAGTGCGTTCGATGATTGTGAAATTTCACGGAAAAACCTCTCACGCGGCGGAACCTGAAAAGGGAATTAACCCTGCACTTGCGATGGCGGAATTTCTAACAGATGCGCTTGGTATGGCAACAACCAACATCAATGACGATAAATTCTTTCTTGTCACTCCTGTTTATACCACAATGGGTGAGGAATCTTACGGAATCTCGGCTGGATATGGCGAAGTGCATATTACTATCAGGTCTTGGGACAATAAAATATTAGAACAAAAATCTCTTGACCTTGAAAAAGTTGCTTTGGCTTTATGCAAGGCACACGGACTTCGCGCTGAGGTAAGTTGGACTCAAGAATTTCAAGCCAATAATAATGATTCAGAAATGGTGGATTTGATTGAGAAATCGGCTACGGAATTAAATATGGACATCAAATATCTAGCAACGCCGATGAAATGGGGAGAAGATTTTGGTCTTTTTACCGAAAACTTTAAAGGTGCAATGTTTGGACTTGGATCGGGAATTAATCAACCCGCTCTACACAATCCTGATTATGATTTTCCTGATGAACTAATCGTGATTGGAAGCGATATTTTTGAACAGATTTCCAGAAATTTTTTGAATGAGAGATAAGAAGTACACTAGCGAAATAGTAATAAGTCAACAAGCACTACAATTCAATATCGATTTTCTACGCAAGGAAATGGGCAAAGAAGTCCTAATTTCTTCTGTGGTAAAAGGAAATGCTTACGGTCACGGCATCGAAACTTTTGTTCCGATGGCGGAAGATTGCGGCATCAAGCATTTTTCGGTTTTTAGTATTCAGGAGGCGAAGAGAGTAAAAAAGGTTTTGAAATCTGACATTCCGATTATGATTATGGGATATACCAGCGATTCGCAATTGGAATGGGTGATTGAGAATGATATTGAATTCTTTGTTTCGGATATTGAGAAATTGGAAATTGCTATTGAAGTTTCAAAACGATTAGAAAAAAAGGCACTGATTCATATTGAGCTTGAAACTGGAATGAATCGAACTGGAATCTCGGAGCCGACACTTTCGGACTTGGTTTTTCCGATTTTGGAAGCTAATTCAGAACATTATATTTTGAAAGGACTTTGCACCCACTTCGCCGGAGCAGAAAGTATTTCGAATCACATTCGAGTGGATCAACAGAAAAAATTATTTCTGAAATTGAAAACGATGTTTGAACAGAGAGGCTATAACGCCGAATATGTTCACGCATCTTGTAGTGCGGCAGCTTTGCGAATGAAGAAAATGCGTTTTAATATGGTTCGGATTGGGATTCTGCAATTTGGATTCTGGCCAAGTCAGGAAGTTAAAATGGAATATCTGATTCGGAAAAAGCTTGACCATTTTAATTTGAAAAGATTGCTGACTTGGAAAAGTCATATTATGGCAATCAAGAAAGTGAAAATGGGCGATTTTATTGGATATGGGAATGCCTATCAAGCCAGTGAGAACATGACCATTGGAGTTGTTCCGGTTGGATATTCTGATGGTTACAGCCGAATGTTGAGCAATGCTGGAACAGTTTTAATTGGCGGAATCCGCGCGGGGATTCTTGGAAGCATTAATATGAATTCACTAATTATCGATTTGCGGTATGTAGAAAATCCGAATTTGGGAGATACTGTGACATTGATTGGAAGCGACGGCGAAAGTGAAATTTCGGTTGCGTCGTTTAGTGAACTTAGTAATCAGTTGAATTATGAATTATTGGCAAGACTTCCAGTTGATATTGAAAGAATTGCGGCGCAGTAAAAAAATTCCAAGAAAGCATTTAGAATTTCAAAGAATTTTGAACATTCAATTATCTGCCTTATCTTTAAGAAAATGAACATTTTTAAATCTCAGATAATAACTAAAGATCTTGAAATTAGAAGTTATTTGATTATTGCACTACTGCCCTAGCCCCGATTGAAGCGGGCCCGAGCGAAGCGAACTGGCGAAGCAAATCCCTCAGTGGGGATTTGCCTTTTGGCAGCAGCGGCAGGCAATAGCGACCGAAGGAAGATCCTTAAATGCCGACTGATGCGGCAAATGCCGCTAAGGACTGAAGTGAAAAGCGGAACCCGAGCAACGCGAACGGGCGAAGCAAATAGCTCCTTAAAAAAAAGTTATAGGACAATTGTCCGCACAATTTTTCTGTATATTTGAAACCCAATAAACATACTATTATTATGACGATTATTTCAACTAGAATTGCTTTGCCAATTGTTGTTTTAACTACTTTGATGCTACAATCTTGTGGCGAGAAAAAAGCCGAAGTTCCGCAGCAGCACTCGGGAATTATCCTTGCAAATATGGATACTTTGGTAAAGCCAGGTGACGATTTTGCGGCTTACGTAAACGGTGCGTGGGATAAATTAAACGATATTCCGGCGGATAAATCTAGCTACGGAGTTGGGTCAATGCTGAACGACAAGGCTCGCGAGGATGTGAAAGCGATTATTGAAGAAGCGTCTAAAGGTGAATTTGCAGATGGTAGTGCGGAGCAGAAAATAGGTGATTTGTATGGGTCATATCTTGATTTTAATGCGAGAGAAAAGCAGGGAATTAAACCAATTCAAGCTGATTTGGCGAAAATTGATGCATTAAAAAATCAAGCGGATCTTGCAGCATACTTTGGTTATGCGAATAAAAGTGGAATTGATATTCCATTTTCGGTAGGTGTAATTGAGGATTTTAAGGATCCAACGATTTATAAAATTTATAGCTGGCAAAGTGGATTGGGACTTCCTGAGAAGGAATACTATATGCTTACTGACGAGAAATCTAAAACTTTACGTACAAAATACGAGCAGCATATTGCAAAAATGCTCGGACTTGCGGGCATAAAAGATGGCACTAAAAAAGCTGCAGGGATTTTAAAATTAGAAACTGCACTTGCCACTCAGCATATGTCGAAGGAACAAACGCGTGATATGGCGGGTTTGTATAATTTGTATGAAACCACAAAATTAGATTCGATTTTACCGGCATTCGATTGGACCGCATACTTTGAAAATGCTGAAATTCCAGCTCAGAAAGATATCATTGTAACTCAAGTAGATTATCTGAATTCACTTGCGGAAATAATGACTAAAACTTCAATGAATGTTTGGAAAGATTACCTTAAATGGCAATTAATTCATAGCTCTGCCACTGCGCTTACTAAGAAAATGGATAATGAGAATTTTGCGTTTTATGGTAAAACATTGTACGGAAAACCAGAGCAAGAAGCTAATTGGAAACGTGCGGTAGGGGTTGTAAATAATAATCTTGGGGAAATTGTTGGGGAAGTTTATGTAAAAAAACATTTCTCGCCTGAGGCTAAGAAAAGTATGACTGAATTGGTTCAGAATTTATTGAAAGCTTATGAATCAAGCATCAAAAATCTTGATTGGATGTCTCCAGCAACGAAGGATGAGGCTTTGAAAAAGATCAGTAAATTCACGATTAAAATTGGATATCCTGACAAATGGAGAGATTATTCGGCATTGAAAATTGCAAAAGGTGATTTGTATACCAACTTGCAAAACGCTTCGATATTTGAATATAAAAGACAAATAAATAAACTTGGAAAGCCAGTTGATAAGACTGAATGGGGAATGACGCCTCAAACGGTAAACGCTTATTACAATCCGATGGCAAACGAAATTGTG comes from the Flavobacterium ardleyense genome and includes:
- a CDS encoding M13 family metallopeptidase, producing MTIISTRIALPIVVLTTLMLQSCGEKKAEVPQQHSGIILANMDTLVKPGDDFAAYVNGAWDKLNDIPADKSSYGVGSMLNDKAREDVKAIIEEASKGEFADGSAEQKIGDLYGSYLDFNAREKQGIKPIQADLAKIDALKNQADLAAYFGYANKSGIDIPFSVGVIEDFKDPTIYKIYSWQSGLGLPEKEYYMLTDEKSKTLRTKYEQHIAKMLGLAGIKDGTKKAAGILKLETALATQHMSKEQTRDMAGLYNLYETTKLDSILPAFDWTAYFENAEIPAQKDIIVTQVDYLNSLAEIMTKTSMNVWKDYLKWQLIHSSATALTKKMDNENFAFYGKTLYGKPEQEANWKRAVGVVNNNLGEIVGEVYVKKHFSPEAKKSMTELVQNLLKAYESSIKNLDWMSPATKDEALKKISKFTIKIGYPDKWRDYSALKIAKGDLYTNLQNASIFEYKRQINKLGKPVDKTEWGMTPQTVNAYYNPMANEIVFPAAILQPPFFDLKAEDAINYGGIGAVIGHEIGHGFDDQGSTFDGDGVMRNWWTPEDLSAFKAKTNALVEQYNGFSVFPDLNVNGAFTLGENIGDLGGLTIALKAYNMSLKGKKAPVMDGFTGQQRVFIGWAQVWLEKSRDEALRNQIASDPHSPARFRVNGIVRNIPEWYKAFDVKPTDSLYLAPEKRVKIW